The window CCACCCTGCTCGACAGCCTCCTGCCCGACCCCGCCGGGTCGTCGAACGTTGCGCCGGGCGAGCCTGCCGTGGTGGCCTGGTCTTCGGTCGTCGCCGCCGGGCCGCCCGTCCACGTGCGCCGCTGGTCGGTCCGGCAGCAGCGTTCCTACGCGGCGGCCCTCGCCGCCGTCGCCGCGGACACCGACGTCGAGCAACGTGCCCGCATCGTCGCGGTGCGGAGCCTCGCCCGCGTGCCGGTCGCCGGCCGGGAGTTGCTCGCCGGGTTCCTCGACGCGCCCGAGCCGCCGATCGCCGAGGCCGCCCTGTCCGCACTGCCGTGGACCGACCGGCCCGACGAGGCGCTGCCGATCCTGCTCGGTTACGCCGGCGGCGACCGGGCCGGTGCCGCTCTGCCCGCGGCCGACCGTGCGGCCCGTTTCGTGAGCCCGTCCGCGCTGATCACGCTCCTGCGCGGGGTGCTGCTCGCGCCGCCGTCGGAGGTCCGGGTCTCCAGCCGTAAGGCCGCCGCCCGGATCCTCGCCCGCTACGGCCCGCCCGAGTCGACGGATCTGCTCGCCGAGGTGTGGCACACCCCAGACGTGCACTCCGACGTGCGGGCGGCCATCGTCGCCGCCCTCCGTGGCCAGGCGTCCTCACCCGCGGCCTGGGACATCCTCACCGAGGCCGCCGCCTCGGCCGAGCACGCCGTGGTCGCCGCCCTTCTCGGCGCCGTTCCGCAGGACCTGCCCGAACCCGATCGGAACCGTTTCGCGGCGCTCGTCGCCACCGCCTGCGCCGCCTCGGATCTGCGAATCGCGCGGGACGCGCTCCGGCGCCTGCCGGAGTGGATCCCGTGGGCGCCGGACGCGGTGGCGCTGATCGCCGACGCCCTCGTCCATCCCGGCCACGTCACGCCGGGCGCCACCCGACCGGACCCGGATCTCGACGCGCTCGTCGGCGTCCTGCTGGAGCACTCCCCGCCGGCCGACTCCGACCGTGGCACGCTGGCGTCGGTCTTCGCCAGGCTCATCGCCGACGACCATGCGGACACCCGGGTCGGGACGCCGGACCGGGACCGACCCGCCCGCCGCATCCTGACCCGGATCGTCGGCTCCGCATCCCGCTGGGCGCGAGCCGACCGGCCCACCGACTCGCGCGCGGCTCACCTACCCGCCGCCCGCGCGGCCGCCCGGATGCTCGCGGCCGATCCGGGCCTCCTCGCGGACGGCGCAGCGCTGCTGCTGGCTCTGGCGGAGTCCCGCCTGGTGCCGCTGGCCGAGGTCGCCGACCTCGTCGCCGCCCGCCCGGCCCTGGCCGTGCGGCTGGCCGGACAGCTCGCGGACCGCCGCCCCCAGGCCGACCCGGCCGCGGATCTTGCGGGCACGGCCGCGGCGCTCGGCGATCGGGGTGACCTGGCCGGAGGCCTGTTCGCGGTGGCGCTGGTCGCCGCGGCGGGCGGTGCGAGCCGCTGGAAGGCGCCGTGGCCGGAGGCGCTGAACCGGTTGCGGGCCCACCCCGATCCGGACGTCGCCGACGCTGCCTACCGAAGGATGATGTACCGCTAGGCCGGACTTGTCCTTTCGAGCGAAGAATAGTGCTGATCATGCCGGATTACTGGATCGGTATGGCGAAGTAGCTGACAGTGAGGAGAGTGGAACCCGGCCGGCCTCGTGGAGTGGTCAGATGTCGCACGACCTTCGTCAGCAGCGCCGCCGTCCGGTCCGGGCCTCCCGGTCGGTCTCCCCGGTCAAGGTGTCCGTCGCGATCCTGGTCTCGGCCGTCGCGGTGGTCGCCCTGTTCGCCGCCGGGATAGCCGCCCAGCAGTTCAGTGGCGGGCTCCCGGTCGCCGGGCAGGCGGCCGGCGCGAGCGCGGGACCCGCTACGCCGAGCCCGTCACCGAAGAAGACCGGCCCGGCCTTCGGCGACCCGGTCCGCGACGGCCAGTTCGAGTTCACCGTCACCAGGGTGGACTGCTCGAAGTCGACGGTCGGCCTCGAACACATCAAACGCACCGCCGAGGGCCGCTTCTGCGTGATCAGCCTGACCGTCCGCAACATCGGCGACGACTCGAAGTACTTCGTCGGCCAGGCCCAGACCGCCTACGACGGGTCCGGCACCGCCTACGACAGCGACGAACTGGCCGGCCTCTACGCCAACCGCGGTGTCGAGGCCTTCGTGCAGAAACTGGCCCCCGCCGAGAAGGTGACCGGAAAGCTCGTTTTCGACGTCCCGAAGAATGTCGCCCTGACCACCCTCGAACTGCACGACTCACCCCTGTCCGGCGGCGTGCTGGCTCCGCTCAGATGAGTTCGTCGAGGTCCGGCCCCAGCCACAGCTCGCGGGCGACGGCCAACCGCTGATATGACGCGAGGGCCCCGCGGAGTAGGGTCGTGCCCTCGCCGGTGTCGCCCAGAGCCAGCCGGCAGCGGCCGGTGCCCTCCAACGCCCGTGCCTCGTCAAGCGGGCTGCGGAACGCCCGGGCGTCGGCCAGCGCCGCTTCATGTTCGGCCAGTCCCGCCGCGAAGTCGCCCTGCCGCCATCGCGCCATTCCCCGGGTGTTGCGAACCACCGCCTGCCCCAGCCGCTCGCCGAACTCGCCGTAGATCTCGAACGCCTCGTCGAGACTCGTCCCGGCCGCCTGAAACTCGCCGTTTCGGCACTGCAGCCACCCGAGATCGCTGAGCACCTCGGCTCGCCCGTACCGGTAGTCGATCTGACCGTAGAGCCGCAAGGCTTCGGTGAACGCCTCCGCGGCCGCCTCGGCATTGTCGGCTGCGGTCTCCACACTGCCCAGGTAGTTGAGGGATTCGCCTTGGTTGTACTCGTCGCCCAGGGCCTGATAGGTCGTCAGGGCTGCCTCGATCGACTTCCGTGCCGCGGCGAATTCGCCCATGTGCAGCAGCGCGTGTCCCATCCGGTCACGGGCTTTGGCCCGGCCGGCCGGATCGGCGAGGGCGCTCCAGATGACGACGGCCCGGTCGAGGACCTCCCGTGCACCCGGGAAGTCGGCGATCAGCAGTCGCAGCAGGCCGATCTGGTTCAGGGTGGTCGCCACCCCGGCCTCGTCACCGAGCTCCTGGAAGATCTCCACGGCTTCGCCGAGTTCGGCCGCCTCCCGGGCGTACCGGTTCTCGTCGAGGCCGCCACCGAAGTGCCTGGCTCCGCCCATGCTGGCCAGGGCCTCGGCCCGTCCGTGCCGGTCACCGTGCGCCGTCGCGAGCGCGAGGGCGTCCTCGAACAGCGTCATGCCGTCCGCGTACCGGTCGTCGGTGGTGTAGACCCAGATCTCCCCGAGCCACAGCATGGACCGGATCTCCCACGTGAGGTCGCCTAGTGTCTGAAACCGGGAGCGGGCTTCGGTGAGCGCCGCCGTCGCCTCCTCGTTGGCGCTGTTCAGATAGTGAGCGAACCCGACGTTGAACCAGGCGCGGGCGAGCGCGGCGGGGTCGCCGAGCCGTTCGGCCGAGGTGAGGACGGCCGACTGCACGTTGCGGGCTACATCCCACGGGCCGTCGGTCTCCAGGAGCACTGCGATCGCGGTGCCGAATGTTACGACTCGGGTGTCGTCGCCTGTCTCCACGGTTTGCCAGAAGCAGGACAGCAGGTTGGCCCGTTCGGTGCGCAGCCAGCTCATCGACTGCCGCCGCTCATCCTCGGTGCCGGGTATCACGGGCGGCCGACGCAGTCTGCGATCCGCCCGGACGGCCAGTTTCTCGTAGTGGTCGAGCAATCGGGCCAACGCGGCCACGGCCTCCTGCTCAGGGGTGTCCCGGTCGAGGACGACAAGATATGCGCGTACCAGATCGTGCATGCCGTATCGGCGGTATCCACGTTCGAGAAGCAGGTACTCCCGATGCAGGTGGTCCAGGAGCCGGCCGGCCCGGGCGGGGGTGGTGCCGCCGAGCGCTGCCGCGGCTGCCGCATCGAGCGACTCGGCCGCGCCGGGATGGACGATCAGGCGCCGCAGGAACGTCTGGGTCTCCTCGTCGAGGTAGCGGTACGACAGCCCGAGCGCCGCGAAGACCGACCGGTGCTCGGGTGTCGCCTCGACAAGCGAACCTTCTGCCTCGTCGGCGAGGTCGGCGAGGCTCCACGTCGGATGCCGTAGTCGGAGACCGGCGAGGACGGAGATCGCCAGTGGCAGGCCCTTCGCCGCCTCGACGAGCCGGTCGAGTGCCCCGGGGTCGACGATCCGGTCTCCGGTGAGTCGCTCGAACAGGATCCGTGACTCGTCGGCGGGAAGCGCGTCCAGGCCGGCCCGGCGCACGACGGCGGGCAGGTCGGCCAGCCGGCGGCGGCTCGTGGTCACCACCAGGCATCCGGGCCCGCTCGGTAGAAGTGGCAGTACCTGCTCGGTCGATGCCACGTTGTCGAGGATCAACAGGGCCCGCCAGCCGGCGGTGCGGCTGCGCCACATCGCGATCCGGCCGTCCAGGTCGTCGGGAATGTTGCCGAAGGCCACGCCGTCACCGACCAGCAGAGAGCCGAGGGTCTCGTACGGGTCGAGCGGCTCCTGCCCCGTGGTGTGGGCGCGCAGATCGGTGTAGAGCTGCCGGTCTGGGAAGTATGCGGTGAGCCGGTGTGCGAGATGCAGGGCCAAGGCGGTCTTCCCGATCCCGGCCATGCCGTCGACTGCCACGATCCGCAGTCGTCCGGCCGGATCTGCGACCACCAGGCCGAGCAGTTCCCGGATCAGGTCGGTTCGCCCGATGTGATGTGGCAGATCCGGCGGCAGGGTACTGATGTTGACAGGTGGCGCGAACCGGGAACCGGCTGGGAATGACTCGATCTCGGTGGTCCGGGCCGATCCGGCGAATTCCGCCGCTGGATCGAAGGTACGCAGCAGCGGAAGCAGATCCTCGGTCCGGGTGATCCAGACGGAGTGCTCCATGCGGGCGTCGGGGGAGGTGTAGCGGGCGGACACCACACCGATCACCGCGCGGTCGCGGCGCCTGATCACCGGGGCGCCGCTCATCCCGCGCATGAGATCGCGGGCGTTGATCCGGGACACGGCGACCATGTCCTGCCTGGTCGTGCCGCCCGCCCAGACCCCGTGGGTGGTGAGGTAGCGGGGCGGTGAGGCGTCGGCATGGTCGGGGACGACGACGTGTCCGGTCACGGCGACGTCTTCGTTGAGGTAGGTCCCGTCGCTGGCCGCGATCCGGCCGGCGGTCTCCGGCAGCGCCACCTCGCGGCGCAACAGCGCCAGGTCGTAGGTCAGGTCCACGGCGACCACCCGCGCCGGCACCGGTCCCTGGCCACGGGCGGCGAGCGCGTCGACCAGCACCACCGACGAGACGCCGTGGGCGCCGGCCTCGGCCAAGACGTGCGCCGCAGTGACCGTGATGTGCGGGGCCACCTGGAAACATGTCGCGACGCAGCGTGCCGGCCACCTGCGACGACACCGCGGTGATCGCCTCCTGTGCCCGCTCGAACGCCTCGACGACCCGCTGCGTACGCCCGCCGGAGGTCGGCTCGGTGCCGACCATTCGTACCGTCTCCACCAGCAACTCGACGTCGCCGACACGTACCGCGATGACCTGACCACCCATGGATCAACAACCTGCCACGGCTCAATCCACTGTGGAAGCGTCACGTCGCCGATTGTCGATGCCGGGACAGGCCGTATCCGATCAGCCGAACAGCCCGGTGTCACCCGCTTCGGGGACCCGGGACCGGTTCGCCGGTCCGGTCGCCGCCGGCGCGGTTACCGTCACGGCGAGGTCAGCGGTGAGAGGGCGGTCCACGGTGTCGTTCCCGGTCACGATCGTCACGTCGGTGCAGGGGGCGGCCGGTCTGCGGCGGCCGCTGGAGATGCTCGAAGCCGCCCTGGTGCGGGCCGGGCTGGAGGTCAGGCGGCTCGGTGACGACCGGGGCGGGATGCTGGCCGACGTGGCCCGGTCGAGTTCGGTGGTCCTCTACACCCCGGGTGCCGGTGAAGCGGATGTTCCGGCGCTGGCCGAGTTCGTGGGGACGGTCCGCGGGCACAACGACCGGATACCGATCCTGCTCTTCGGGGAGCAACTGACGGCCCGGACGATCCCGCAGTCGGTGCTGTCTCGGATCGACGGGGTCGTCAATGCGTACGAGGACACCCCCGACTTTCTGGCCCGCAAGATCCAGCGGGAGGTCAGCCATTATCTGGGGCGGCTGGCGCCGCCGTTCTTCGAAGCCCTGATGCGGTACGCCAACGACGGCGCGTATTCCTGGCACTGCCCCGGCCACTCCGGGGGGACCGCCTTTCTGAAGAGTCCGGTCGGCACCCTGTTCCACGAGTTCTTCGGCGA of the Actinoplanes sichuanensis genome contains:
- a CDS encoding DUF4352 domain-containing protein, with protein sequence MSHDLRQQRRRPVRASRSVSPVKVSVAILVSAVAVVALFAAGIAAQQFSGGLPVAGQAAGASAGPATPSPSPKKTGPAFGDPVRDGQFEFTVTRVDCSKSTVGLEHIKRTAEGRFCVISLTVRNIGDDSKYFVGQAQTAYDGSGTAYDSDELAGLYANRGVEAFVQKLAPAEKVTGKLVFDVPKNVALTTLELHDSPLSGGVLAPLR
- a CDS encoding tetratricopeptide repeat protein yields the protein MAPHITVTAAHVLAEAGAHGVSSVVLVDALAARGQGPVPARVVAVDLTYDLALLRREVALPETAGRIAASDGTYLNEDVAVTGHVVVPDHADASPPRYLTTHGVWAGGTTRQDMVAVSRINARDLMRGMSGAPVIRRRDRAVIGVVSARYTSPDARMEHSVWITRTEDLLPLLRTFDPAAEFAGSARTTEIESFPAGSRFAPPVNISTLPPDLPHHIGRTDLIRELLGLVVADPAGRLRIVAVDGMAGIGKTALALHLAHRLTAYFPDRQLYTDLRAHTTGQEPLDPYETLGSLLVGDGVAFGNIPDDLDGRIAMWRSRTAGWRALLILDNVASTEQVLPLLPSGPGCLVVTTSRRRLADLPAVVRRAGLDALPADESRILFERLTGDRIVDPGALDRLVEAAKGLPLAISVLAGLRLRHPTWSLADLADEAEGSLVEATPEHRSVFAALGLSYRYLDEETQTFLRRLIVHPGAAESLDAAAAAALGGTTPARAGRLLDHLHREYLLLERGYRRYGMHDLVRAYLVVLDRDTPEQEAVAALARLLDHYEKLAVRADRRLRRPPVIPGTEDERRQSMSWLRTERANLLSCFWQTVETGDDTRVVTFGTAIAVLLETDGPWDVARNVQSAVLTSAERLGDPAALARAWFNVGFAHYLNSANEEATAALTEARSRFQTLGDLTWEIRSMLWLGEIWVYTTDDRYADGMTLFEDALALATAHGDRHGRAEALASMGGARHFGGGLDENRYAREAAELGEAVEIFQELGDEAGVATTLNQIGLLRLLIADFPGAREVLDRAVVIWSALADPAGRAKARDRMGHALLHMGEFAAARKSIEAALTTYQALGDEYNQGESLNYLGSVETAADNAEAAAEAFTEALRLYGQIDYRYGRAEVLSDLGWLQCRNGEFQAAGTSLDEAFEIYGEFGERLGQAVVRNTRGMARWRQGDFAAGLAEHEAALADARAFRSPLDEARALEGTGRCRLALGDTGEGTTLLRGALASYQRLAVARELWLGPDLDELI